In Priestia megaterium NBRC 15308 = ATCC 14581, the following proteins share a genomic window:
- a CDS encoding rhodanese-like domain-containing protein, with protein sequence MEEVKVITPEELQKRVENGEELHLVDVREDEEVAEGMIPTAKHIRMNDIPGNVDYFDKDKEYIFICRSGRRSENVCYYLQEQGYKVTNMVGGMLEWEGKTVNK encoded by the coding sequence ATGGAAGAAGTAAAAGTAATTACGCCTGAAGAACTTCAAAAACGCGTTGAAAATGGAGAAGAACTTCATTTAGTTGATGTGCGCGAAGATGAAGAAGTAGCAGAAGGAATGATTCCAACTGCTAAACACATTCGTATGAATGATATTCCAGGTAATGTGGATTATTTCGATAAAGACAAAGAATATATTTTCATTTGCCGTTCGGGCCGCCGCAGTGAAAACGTATGTTACTACCTTCAAGAACAAGGATATAAAGTAACAAATATGGTTGGCGGTATGTTAGAGTGGGAAGGAAAAACGGTTAATAAATAA
- a CDS encoding NAD(P)/FAD-dependent oxidoreductase, whose translation MIYDVVVIGGGPSGLMASIAAGESGANVLLIDKGNKLGRKLAISGGGRCNVTNRLPIDELIKHIPGNGRFLYSAFSVFNNEDIISYFEGLGIKLKEEDHGRMFPVSNKAQSVVDALISELHRLRVTIRTNTAVKRVHYENNTVKEVVLQNGEAIQTKSVVIAVGGKSVPHTGSTGDGYQWAKDAGHKITELYPTEVPITSSEHFIKTKTLQGLSLRNVGLSVLNKKGKPVITHQMDMIFTHFGISGPAALRCSQYVVKELKKQKSNTVQMSLDLFPSQNDEDIFQKLVKTTKEEPKKAIKNVLKGFVSERYLLFLLEQASIDSQALAGQLQHEKLREFARLCKRFEFAVNGTLSLEKAFVTGGGVSVKEIHPKEMSSKFMQGLYFCGEILDIHGYTGGYNITSALVTGRLAGSNAGEFATSLA comes from the coding sequence ATGATATATGATGTAGTCGTAATCGGAGGAGGACCTTCTGGTTTGATGGCATCGATTGCAGCTGGTGAGTCAGGTGCAAACGTATTATTAATTGATAAAGGCAATAAACTTGGACGAAAGCTTGCCATTTCTGGAGGCGGACGCTGTAATGTGACAAACCGTCTTCCCATCGATGAACTTATTAAACACATTCCAGGAAACGGACGCTTTTTATACAGTGCGTTTTCTGTTTTTAATAACGAAGATATCATCTCTTATTTTGAAGGCCTTGGAATTAAATTAAAAGAAGAAGATCACGGCCGTATGTTTCCGGTCAGCAATAAAGCGCAATCTGTTGTTGACGCATTAATTAGCGAACTTCACCGTCTTCGTGTGACAATTCGCACAAACACAGCCGTTAAACGCGTACACTATGAGAACAACACCGTGAAAGAAGTTGTGCTTCAAAACGGGGAAGCAATCCAAACAAAAAGCGTTGTGATTGCAGTAGGTGGAAAATCAGTACCTCATACAGGTTCCACAGGAGACGGTTATCAATGGGCAAAAGATGCGGGGCATAAAATTACTGAACTTTACCCAACAGAAGTTCCTATTACATCTAGCGAACACTTTATTAAAACCAAAACGCTTCAAGGTCTATCGCTTCGCAATGTAGGACTAAGCGTGCTTAATAAAAAAGGCAAGCCTGTCATTACTCATCAAATGGATATGATTTTCACTCACTTTGGCATCTCTGGCCCTGCCGCTCTTCGCTGCAGCCAATATGTTGTTAAAGAGTTAAAGAAACAAAAAAGCAATACTGTTCAAATGTCTCTTGATTTATTTCCTAGCCAAAACGACGAAGATATTTTCCAAAAATTAGTCAAAACAACAAAAGAAGAGCCGAAAAAAGCAATTAAAAATGTCTTAAAAGGTTTTGTATCTGAACGCTATCTATTGTTTTTACTCGAGCAAGCAAGCATTGATAGCCAAGCGCTAGCAGGACAGCTTCAGCATGAGAAACTGAGAGAATTTGCAAGACTGTGCAAACGATTTGAATTTGCTGTAAACGGCACGCTTTCTTTAGAAAAAGCATTCGTCACAGGAGGCGGCGTATCTGTTAAAGAAATTCACCCAAAAGAAATGTCTTCGAAATTTATGCAAGGCCTTTACTTCTGCGGGGAAATTCTTGATATCCATGGATACACTGGAGGATATAATATCACTTCTGCTCTTGTAACAGGCCGTTTGGCTGGAAGTAATGCAGGAGAATTTGCAACAAGCCTAGCATAA
- a CDS encoding sporulation protein Cse60 — MIQVKMFDKEHEKDLEFAVNRFLRKLEDEDVVDIKYQVTVDVDRDEQVYCFSAMVMYKA; from the coding sequence GTGATACAAGTGAAAATGTTTGATAAAGAGCACGAAAAAGATTTAGAATTTGCGGTGAACCGATTTTTACGGAAATTAGAGGATGAAGACGTCGTTGATATTAAATACCAAGTGACAGTGGATGTTGATCGTGATGAGCAGGTGTACTGTTTTTCAGCCATGGTTATGTATAAAGCCTAG